Below is a genomic region from Desulfuromonadales bacterium.
TGCAGGATCTGCACCTCGTCCGCGGGGCCGAGCGGCGCCCCGAGGTCCCGGACCTGTTCGGCGTTGACGAAGATCCGGATGTGCGGGCGGATGGCGTCCTGCTCGTCGATCATCCGGAAGCGGATTCCGGGATAGAGCCGCTCCAGGTCTGCCAGCAGCTCGCCGACCGTTGCCCCCTGCGCCTCCACGCAGGGCTGCTGGCCGGTGTAGGAGCGCAGCGGCGTGGGGACGAAGACTTTCATGGCGCCATCTCCGCCGCCTCGACGGCGTAGATCTCCGGCAGGTGGCGGGCGATGCAGGACCACTGCGCCCCTTCGTCCGGGCTCGCCCAGACCTCGCCGCACGTGGTGCCGAAGTAGAGGCCGAGGGGTTCGTGGGCATCGGCCGTCATCGCCTGCCGCTTTACCGTCAGCCACGCCTGGGCGGGCGGCAGCCCGCGGTCCAGACGCTGCCAGCTCCGGCCCCCGTCGCGGGTCGCATAGGCGGCTGGCTTGCCGCCCGGGCTGACGCGCGGCCAGACCTCGGTGCCGTCCATCGGGAAGACCCACAGGGTCTGCGGGTCGCGCGGGTGCAGCACCAGCGGAAAGCCGGTGTCGCCGACCTCCTGCGGCATGTTCTCGCCGATCCGGACCCAGGTGGTCCCCTGCCGGCGGTCCAACCGGTAGATCCCGCAGTGATTCTGCTGGTAGAGGATGTCCGGCTCCCGCGGGTGCAGGGCCAGCCGGTGGGTGTCGTGCCCGAACTCGGGATAGGGGTCGGGGAGGAAGTCGGCCCGGCAGCCGGCGTTGAGCGGCCGCCAGTCGCGCCCCTTATCGACGGTCTCGAAGACGCCGCCGCTCGACATGGCGAGGTACATGTGGGCGGGGTCGCGGGGGTCGATGAGGATCGAGTGCAGCTTCGGCCCGTCGGGCGTGCCGTCCTGCTCGCCGCCGGTCCACTGCGGCCGCATCGGATGGTCCTCGAATCCGGCCACCGTCTGCCAGCTGTCGCCGCCGTCCTCGGAGCGGAACAGGCCCTGCGGCGAGGTGCCGGCATACCAGACGCCCGGTTCCCCCGGGTGTCCGGGCGAGAGCCAGAAGACATGGTCGACCACGCGGCCCTTGCTCCCCTCGGGCGCCTTCGGGAAGGCCGGCGGCCGGGACGCCTCCTGCCAGTTCCTGCCGCCGTCGGCGGAGCGGAAGACGGTCGGCCCCAGGTGGCCGGTGCGCGCGGCCATCAGCAGGGTGCGCCGGTCACGCGGATCGAGCACGAGGTGGTGCACGATGTGGCCCAGGAAGACCGGCCCTTCGATCGCCCAGCTCCGGCGTCCGCGGTCCCCCTTGAGAAACCAGGCGCCCTTGCGGGTTGCGACCAGCAGAGTGACCGGCCCTGTGGCCGGTAGCGAGGAAGCCTGTGGCATCGTCGTCATAACTATCTCCTTCCCGGCCTTTGCGGCCGTCCGTTGCAGTCTCGGGGAGCATCTGCTACCACAATACTGCAAAACCGCGGGCGCGCAATCGGGCCGGCAACACCGTGCAGGTGACGGCGAGAACTGCTTTCGCTGGGGGGGGAGTTGCACAAAGAGGGGAGAACGGAAGTGGCGGGCCCCAAAAACAGTCAGGCCGGTCAGGGA
It encodes:
- a CDS encoding MoaD/ThiS family protein; amino-acid sequence: MKVFVPTPLRSYTGQQPCVEAQGATVGELLADLERLYPGIRFRMIDEQDAIRPHIRIFVNAEQVRDLGAPLGPADEVQIL